The genomic stretch CTTTCAAAAATATTACCATTTTCATATTTGTTAAATTGGTCTCCGCAACACAACCCAATTTTACCATCTAAAAAAATAATAATTCTATCATAAACTTCTTTGCACTTTATTCCTGCTATATCATATCTTGAGGGTGTAAATGATTTTTTCATGTTGCCGACATTATGAACTGGATAATTTAAAATTAAATCACCTTTATTAAAATCAAGTCTTTTTTTCCAGTAAATATAAAAATCCCTCCATTGATATTTATTGATATCTTGTTCAGTAAATCTGATAATTATTTTTGTAGAATATTCTTTGCTCGAATTTCTTAACTGAATAAATTGCATGATATTATAAATTATCATATTTACATCAGAGCCGATTCTTATTTTTTCCTGTGTATTTTTAGTGATGCCATCCATGCTAACGATTAATGTATCCAATTTTGCTTCTAAAAGTTCTAACGATAATTTAGTTGTTAATAACATTCCATTTGTATAGATCCCCACCCCTTTGTAACCCCCATCTAGAGTTTTAGTTAGTTGTATTTTTTTAGCAACATCCTTATCTATTAAAGTTTCTCCCAATCCCAACAAAGAAACATGTTCAATATGTTTTTTATAGGGTAAAAATCTTTCTAAAATATTCTGATATGTGTCATTGTGCATTATTCC from Candidatus Cloacimonadota bacterium encodes the following:
- a CDS encoding radical SAM protein, whose translation is MMMMIIPSQIQIETVAGLCNLRCIMCTVEQSLRKGIMHNDTYQNILERFLPYKKHIEHVSLLGLGETLIDKDVAKKIQLTKTLDGGYKGVGIYTNGMLLTTKLSLELLEAKLDTLIVSMDGITKNTQEKIRIGSDVNMIIYNIMQFIQLRNSSKEYSTKIIIRFTEQDINKYQWRDFYIYWKKRLDFNKGDLILNYPVHNVGNMKKSFTPSRYDIAGIKCKEVYDRIIIFLDGKIGLCCGDQFNKYENGNIFESDPIELYNKGHFTHFRNEMDKGNILGLELCSKCSVAYSILMKKEVR